The genomic stretch TTATGTTGCTTTTTATAATGAAAGATTGCAAACTTGGAAAACTTGTTCCTAGCTAATATTTACTACTAGattccttctcttttcttctaatatcaaaaaaaaaagttgaagtttttttaTGGTTCCATTCGAAATTGTTTTGATGGTTATCTTGAACAGTAGGATATTTCACGCAGTAATAAAAGACAAAATGTAATCTTTCGAgtgatattttattactattgtttttcattataatatcCAGATACTGTACCATTTTAAACCAcaacagaaatattttcattacaattcaACCATAGAAACTACAGGTATTGAGTAAAAAGGCAAAAGAACGCATTGAATAgaaagtatatgtatacgcggAGATTAAATTTGAGGAACAAAAGTCAAGAATTACGTACACGTCTATACTCCAGTTTTATGGGTTGCCTGATTAACATTTAACACTAATTGACATTCCCTGATCCGATAACGCAACAAAAACATATTTGATAATcagttatataatatattaatgtatatttatacaggtacgtatatttatatacgcaATTGAATCACATAACATTTActgatataaattttgatcaGTAACGAATTTAGATATACAAGCATATTGATACACGATGTCTAATCACGATTGACACCGACATTCATACAATGTAAATCGTGTATTAACAGAGTACTGTCATTGTCTTTACAGTGAATAACATAATCTTTATAATTTCTTCAGATACAACTAAAGAAAATTGGATTGCTATGAAAGGACGAAAATACTTTGTAATATTCTTTCAAAAAGTCAGTTGACTGTCGgtaagtttatttatttattgtattaattttaatcgCGATGTTTGATATTTGAACGAAAAgacgaaatatatttttttttctataggGGATATTATCGCCTAGTGCCACGAGCATGGTCATCTAATTTGCTCCGCAGAAAGGCGCTCAAACTTCTTTGAGATCTTGGTGACAATTGAAATCTGATACCCCTGTGAATTAAAATAGAATCCTGGCTTTCTTCCTGATTGCTAATCAGTGCAGAGTCCCTGGGGAGGGCCGAAGTGTTTCTCGAAGCTGAACCAGAGGAGCTTGAAGATAATCCTACAGACCCTGCCGACACCGTCATTGTTGAATTATTAGACAAGCTTGAATTCTGCTCTGTACAAATAACTGAAGCGCTAGATGTACTGCCCCTGGTCAGAATACTGGAATTTGCATTATCATCTCTGCTCGAAGACCAGCTGGCATCTAAATTCGGGACATTTAGACTTGGATCAGTTATGCCTCCTCTTTCCTGGGTTCCACGCCTCGAATTTCTGTCTCTGTCAGATGTAACGACTCCTGATCGCGTAGCATAGGGGGAATGTCTGTGATGAGCAATCGATGTTCTGTGTAAAGGAAGGTCCAAAGTCCTGTTAGAATTAGCGTCACTGACCCCTGACATCAGATTGGCCAATCTATTCTGTACATCCAATTCCCTCGTGATATTGTTGATCCTATTCTGCTGCATCCTGGCTCGGAAAGATGCCAACTGATCGGCAATAGAATCTCTGAATCGATTCTGTCTGTTGTGTCTGAGGAGCTCTGGTGTGGATCTGTTTGATTGGAAGAAACGTCTGCCTGCGTCATTCTGTGACGATGAGAGTGGAACTTGCAACAGGGATTCTGTGTAATTATTACGCCTAGTTTGAGCGTtggaattattaatttcatgtCCCTGCTGTATCATGTTTGATGCGTTTGGCTGTCTGTTCTGAGTTTCTAGAGAATACAAACTACCCTCCTGGGAATCGGTAAGAGACAAACGCCTGTGCTGACTGTGGGAAGGCGCAAAAACTCGGACCTGTGATGGCGTTGAGCTGTTTTGATTCGTCCTCAGCCTAGGATTACTTCTGATCTGCATATACTGACTGGTGGAAGTATTGTTTCCATTGTTTTGTGGTATACTAGGGTGGTGATGAAGACGGCGTAAATTAGAGCTGCTCCCTGTCCGGCTGGAGGCGAGATTGCCAAGAGTTCTAGCTGAAGCCAAGTTATCCGTCAAGTTACTTGACGAAGGTGTTGTCCTATTCTCGATTTCTGACACACTTGACGTGTTCGGTAATGCACGGGCTGAGTTCTGAGATGCGGCGGTGCTCAACGGGTTGTTAGCCAATGTAGAGACGCTATTTTGAGGCGTACCACCACTCGTCGATACATTCTGATCACGGTGCACCAAAATCTACATCAAATAATAAGACGGTAGAGATTCAAAAGTATCAgcctttttttatcaatcaaatTTGCAATCTGATTTGTATTACCTGATTTGTGGTGATAGATCTGCTCCTTGAGTTGCCTCTTAATCTAAGAAGAACACCTTCTCTTCTGTTAGGACTCTGTGCATGTGATCTTTGATTATCTCTTGGAATGAGATGCTTAAACCTAGAAAATTCAGCGGGAGTTAACTCTCGGGCATCTGAGCCCACTCTGTGAAGCGGGATCTGACTATAAGGCCTTCGTTGTGGAACTAAAGGGCTTTGCTGTTGTCTCATCATCTTTTCCATTTGCTCctgtaatgaaattaatagTGATCATTATTTGTAAGTTTCAACTTCCAATTTCTTTGCTCTTTGCCTGAACTATATATTAGATATCTATATTTCCACTTATTCTTACCTGAAGTGTAACTTGTTTTGAAAAGTCACCTAACTTCTTATTACCActatcttgatttttttttttatttcccataCTGTTATCCTTGGTTACAGGCAATGGTGAAGGACTCAGTAGTGCTTGCTCACTGTTTTTATCTTTCATATCGTCTATGTCAGGAACTACTTGGAGCTCTTCTCCTATTACATTAGGAACTTTTAATGTGGCTATTATGGTAGATAAGGCATCCAGCACTTTCATCGCAGTCAAACGTTTCTTTGGTTCGAGCACTAACAGATTTCTTATTAGAGACACTGTCCCCTCGGATACTCTACTTTCACTGTGAAGACAGTAATTAATTAGCATTTGAattaaaagaaacgaaataattgatataaGTCATATATACTTCGGGATGTGGTAGTTGGCTGCTTTTATTTTGCTGAACAATTGTGTTGGGTTACTGTCGTAAAATGGGAACTGCCCATAGAGCATCGTGAAGAGCACCACACCAAGTGCCCACATATCAGATGGTTTTCCTAGGTACGGCTTACCACATAGAACATCGGGTGATATGTAAGCAGGTGAGCCCCGTTGATCTTTCAAGAGATCTTCTTCACTACTCAAGTGTTTCCCCAGGCAAAAATTCGTTATTGTTACCTGTGTAACAAGTTTTGTATTCGAAAGTGGAATAAATCGAATAAGTTTAGTTTCAACTCTTGTTTTTCTCAATGCAAGAAGTTATCACTAAAATCGAAAACACAGTGATTTGAATTTATATTGAATTATCGGGATGGTTTGATCCccaattttaataaaactgaaaactGGATGTCACATTACAGATTTaaagaattataatattttgagACATACTTTTCTTGTCCTACGATTCAGAACTATATTTCCCAATTTCAGATCTCTGTGCACAATGTTTTTCATATGAAGACAAGCGACTATTCTAACAGTGTCGGAAAATATGAGCAAAGTTTCTCTCTCTGATAATTTCTTCTCCTTTATTACATGGTGCTGTAAATTGAGcatttcgtcattttttggATTGAAATCGTGAGCAGTTAGACAATCCAGTACAAGACACAGGCGACGTTTTACTTTCCCTGTATACACGGCGCCAGACGGCATGCTCTTTTCTTCTAAGGCGCAATCCTGCAGAGTAAAACAAAATGATCAAGTATGAAAGTTACATATGTGCCATTTTAATAGCAAATAAATACTTTAAAAAATCCATGGTGATGCACAACGCCATCTTGGCTGCAGAGGAGACTTAGCAAAGAATATTCAGCATGCAGTAACATCTTTCCTTGTCGATCATCTTGTGTTTCATATTCATCTTCATCTTTCAAAGTGAGAATTTTAATCGTATAAAACTTATCAGATCCTGCT from Neodiprion virginianus isolate iyNeoVirg1 chromosome 3, iyNeoVirg1.1, whole genome shotgun sequence encodes the following:
- the LOC124300111 gene encoding serine/threonine-protein kinase par-1-like isoform X2, with amino-acid sequence MTLIVRVDTMLTLENVAGPSSASSNILMNNYDIMDTAETEDNILSQDSVIDLVSSGTDSTVVLSTIEENNSAIEDNSLNRDILTRGQSGESSSLSSEIQLSGIIAASSQGSSNNDNNTEEIKESNSNTESRNDAEKVHQVPELNSSSAKDNSYIFDAMKFKSWIKNEEIMGSVFDKASGSNWCKGNLTFHVPVPGTPVNSNSAKQAGPYLLGPPIGTSPVKSIVQCLARRAGSDKFYTIKILTLKDEDEYETQDDRQGKMLLHAEYSLLSLLCSQDGVVHHHGFFKDCALEEKSMPSGAVYTGKVKRRLCLVLDCLTAHDFNPKNDEMLNLQHHVIKEKKLSERETLLIFSDTVRIVACLHMKNIVHRDLKLGNIVLNRRTRKVTITNFCLGKHLSSEEDLLKDQRGSPAYISPDVLCGKPYLGKPSDMWALGVVLFTMLYGQFPFYDSNPTQLFSKIKAANYHIPNESRVSEGTVSLIRNLLVLEPKKRLTAMKVLDALSTIIATLKVPNVIGEELQVVPDIDDMKDKNSEQALLSPSPLPVTKDNSMGNKKKNQDSGNKKLGDFSKQVTLQEQMEKMMRQQQSPLVPQRRPYSQIPLHRVGSDARELTPAEFSRFKHLIPRDNQRSHAQSPNRREGVLLRLRGNSRSRSITTNQILVHRDQNVSTSGGTPQNSVSTLANNPLSTAASQNSARALPNTSSVSEIENRTTPSSSNLTDNLASARTLGNLASSRTGSSSNLRRLHHHPSIPQNNGNNTSTSQYMQIRSNPRLRTNQNSSTPSQVRVFAPSHSQHRRLSLTDSQEGSLYSLETQNRQPNASNMIQQGHEINNSNAQTRRNNYTESLLQVPLSSSQNDAGRRFFQSNRSTPELLRHNRQNRFRDSIADQLASFRARMQQNRINNITRELDVQNRLANLMSGVSDANSNRTLDLPLHRTSIAHHRHSPYATRSGVVTSDRDRNSRRGTQERGGITDPSLNVPNLDASWSSSRDDNANSSILTRGSTSSASVICTEQNSSLSNNSTMTVSAGSVGLSSSSSGSASRNTSALPRDSALISNQEESQDSILIHRGIRFQLSPRSQRSLSAFLRSKLDDHARGTRR
- the LOC124300111 gene encoding serine/threonine-protein kinase par-1-like isoform X1 — its product is MTLIVRGTAARQLLRVVIANVDTMLTLENVAGPSSASSNILMNNYDIMDTAETEDNILSQDSVIDLVSSGTDSTVVLSTIEENNSAIEDNSLNRDILTRGQSGESSSLSSEIQLSGIIAASSQGSSNNDNNTEEIKESNSNTESRNDAEKVHQVPELNSSSAKDNSYIFDAMKFKSWIKNEEIMGSVFDKASGSNWCKGNLTFHVPVPGTPVNSNSAKQAGPYLLGPPIGTSPVKSIVQCLARRAGSDKFYTIKILTLKDEDEYETQDDRQGKMLLHAEYSLLSLLCSQDGVVHHHGFFKDCALEEKSMPSGAVYTGKVKRRLCLVLDCLTAHDFNPKNDEMLNLQHHVIKEKKLSERETLLIFSDTVRIVACLHMKNIVHRDLKLGNIVLNRRTRKVTITNFCLGKHLSSEEDLLKDQRGSPAYISPDVLCGKPYLGKPSDMWALGVVLFTMLYGQFPFYDSNPTQLFSKIKAANYHIPNESRVSEGTVSLIRNLLVLEPKKRLTAMKVLDALSTIIATLKVPNVIGEELQVVPDIDDMKDKNSEQALLSPSPLPVTKDNSMGNKKKNQDSGNKKLGDFSKQVTLQEQMEKMMRQQQSPLVPQRRPYSQIPLHRVGSDARELTPAEFSRFKHLIPRDNQRSHAQSPNRREGVLLRLRGNSRSRSITTNQILVHRDQNVSTSGGTPQNSVSTLANNPLSTAASQNSARALPNTSSVSEIENRTTPSSSNLTDNLASARTLGNLASSRTGSSSNLRRLHHHPSIPQNNGNNTSTSQYMQIRSNPRLRTNQNSSTPSQVRVFAPSHSQHRRLSLTDSQEGSLYSLETQNRQPNASNMIQQGHEINNSNAQTRRNNYTESLLQVPLSSSQNDAGRRFFQSNRSTPELLRHNRQNRFRDSIADQLASFRARMQQNRINNITRELDVQNRLANLMSGVSDANSNRTLDLPLHRTSIAHHRHSPYATRSGVVTSDRDRNSRRGTQERGGITDPSLNVPNLDASWSSSRDDNANSSILTRGSTSSASVICTEQNSSLSNNSTMTVSAGSVGLSSSSSGSASRNTSALPRDSALISNQEESQDSILIHRGIRFQLSPRSQRSLSAFLRSKLDDHARGTRR
- the LOC124300111 gene encoding serine/threonine-protein kinase par-1-like isoform X3, coding for MLTLENVAGPSSASSNILMNNYDIMDTAETEDNILSQDSVIDLVSSGTDSTVVLSTIEENNSAIEDNSLNRDILTRGQSGESSSLSSEIQLSGIIAASSQGSSNNDNNTEEIKESNSNTESRNDAEKVHQVPELNSSSAKDNSYIFDAMKFKSWIKNEEIMGSVFDKASGSNWCKGNLTFHVPVPGTPVNSNSAKQAGPYLLGPPIGTSPVKSIVQCLARRAGSDKFYTIKILTLKDEDEYETQDDRQGKMLLHAEYSLLSLLCSQDGVVHHHGFFKDCALEEKSMPSGAVYTGKVKRRLCLVLDCLTAHDFNPKNDEMLNLQHHVIKEKKLSERETLLIFSDTVRIVACLHMKNIVHRDLKLGNIVLNRRTRKVTITNFCLGKHLSSEEDLLKDQRGSPAYISPDVLCGKPYLGKPSDMWALGVVLFTMLYGQFPFYDSNPTQLFSKIKAANYHIPNESRVSEGTVSLIRNLLVLEPKKRLTAMKVLDALSTIIATLKVPNVIGEELQVVPDIDDMKDKNSEQALLSPSPLPVTKDNSMGNKKKNQDSGNKKLGDFSKQVTLQEQMEKMMRQQQSPLVPQRRPYSQIPLHRVGSDARELTPAEFSRFKHLIPRDNQRSHAQSPNRREGVLLRLRGNSRSRSITTNQILVHRDQNVSTSGGTPQNSVSTLANNPLSTAASQNSARALPNTSSVSEIENRTTPSSSNLTDNLASARTLGNLASSRTGSSSNLRRLHHHPSIPQNNGNNTSTSQYMQIRSNPRLRTNQNSSTPSQVRVFAPSHSQHRRLSLTDSQEGSLYSLETQNRQPNASNMIQQGHEINNSNAQTRRNNYTESLLQVPLSSSQNDAGRRFFQSNRSTPELLRHNRQNRFRDSIADQLASFRARMQQNRINNITRELDVQNRLANLMSGVSDANSNRTLDLPLHRTSIAHHRHSPYATRSGVVTSDRDRNSRRGTQERGGITDPSLNVPNLDASWSSSRDDNANSSILTRGSTSSASVICTEQNSSLSNNSTMTVSAGSVGLSSSSSGSASRNTSALPRDSALISNQEESQDSILIHRGIRFQLSPRSQRSLSAFLRSKLDDHARGTRR